The Acidimicrobiia bacterium genomic interval ACGCCGACCTCCTCGCCCGCGAGCACGCCGTCGAGCACCTCGCCGACGGGACCACCCGCGCGCGCGGGGCGCGGGAACGGGAGCAGCACCGGCGGCGGCTCGTCGCCACCTGATACCCACGAGTCGTCGCGCGCGAGACCTTCGCTGTCGGAGCGCTGCATCACCGTGAAGCGCAGGTCCGGGTCGATCCACGTCGCGTCGTCGCGCGCGAACTCGGGATAGATCGTGAGGCGCGCCGCGAGCACCTTGCCCGCGGCTTCGGTCGCGTCGCGCAGCCGATCGAGCGCAGGCCACGGCCGCTCCGGGTTCACGTGATCGAGCGTGACGGGGGAGACACCGCCCCAGTCGTCGATACCCGCGGCGAGCAACGGCGCGAGGTCGTCGCTGAGATTCGGCGGCGCCTGCAGATGGATGCCGGTCGGCAGCAAGAGGCGCGCGGCCGCGATCGTCCAGAGGAACTCGTCGTTCGGGCACGGGTCGGCGCGGTGCATCGCGGTACCCGGCTTGGGCAGGAAGTTCTGGACGATCACTTCCTGCACGTGACCGTGCCGCTGGTGGCTCGCCGCGATCGCGAGCAGCGCCTCGACCCGCTCGTCGCGCGTCTCCCCGATGCCGACGAGGATGCCGGTGGTGAACGCGACGTGCGCTCGACCCGCGGCCTCGAGCGTGGCGAGGCGGCGCTCGGGCGTCTTGTCGGGAGCGCCGAAGTGCGGACCCCCGGCTTCGCCGAGGCGGGCCGCGAGCGTCTCGATCATCATCCCCTGCGACGGCGACCAGCGCCGCAGCCGTGCCAGCTCGTTTTCGTTCAGCGCGCCCGCGTTCGCGTGGGGCAACAGGCCCGTCTCGGTCGCGACGAGCTCGCACATCGCCGCGAGGTAGTCGACGGTCGACCCGTAGCCGCGCGCCGCGAGCCACTCGGCGGCCTGCGGGTAGCGCTCCTCGGGAGCCTCACCGAGCGTGAAGAGCGCCTCGTGACATCCCGCGGCCGCGCCCTGGCGAGCGATCGCGAGCACCGCATCGGGATCGAGATAGGGCGACTCGAGGCGGGCCGGCGGCTTGGCGAACGTGCAGTAGCCGCAGCGGTCGCGGCACAGCATCGTGAGCGGGATGAACACCTTGGGCGAGTAGGTGACGCGGTCGCCGTGGGCCGCGTCGCGGACCCGCCCGGCCGCCGTGATCAGGTCGGGGAGCGGGCCGTCGAGCAGCGGCCGCACCTCGGGCGCCACCGCGGAGATCGTCATCGGCCCGTCACGAGCACCGCCGGCATCATGAGGCGCATGCTACGCGGCCGCCCAGGGTCGACAATGACGGTGTGAACCCCGCCGCCACCCGCTTGCGCATCGCCTGTGGTCAGCTCGCGGCGCACGACCTCGACGACGCACGCGTGGCGCTCGACGAGGCCGTCGCGATGGTCGAACGGGCGGGCGCCGAGGGGGCGCAGCTCTGTGTGCTGCCCGAGGCGACGTACCCCGCGTACGTGCTCGGCTCCGCGGCCGCGGCGCGTGCCGTGATCGCCGCGGGCCCGGATCCCGTGGAGTGCCTCGCGGCGGCGGCACGCGATGCGGGGTGCACGGTCGTCGCCGGCGTGGTGCTCGAAGCCGACACCGGGCTGGAGAACGCGGCGGTGATGATCGACGCGACCGGCACCGTGCGCGCCCGCGCCGGGAAGCGCTTCCTCTGGCACTTCGATCGTGAGTGGTTCACCGTCGGTCGCGCCGGCCCGGTCGTCGACGGCATCGGGACGCTCGTGTGCGCAGACGCGCGCCTCCCCGAGATCGGCCTCGACCTCGTCGCGCGCGGCGCGCGCGTGATCGCCAACCCGACCGCGTGGGTCACCTCGCAGCCGCCGCCGGCGGGCACGAACTCGCAGGCCGAGTTCCTGTGGCGGGTGCGCGCGCTCGAGAACCACGTCGTCGCGGTCGCCGCGACCAAGGTCGGTACCGAGGGCGGAACCGTGATCTACTCGGGCGGCTCGCAGATCGTCGACGCTTCCGGTCGCGTCGTCGCACGCGGTGCCGCGACCGAGCCCGAGCTCGTGATCGCCGACGTCGAGCTGCCGGAGCGTTCTTGGTCGGGCTCGCAAGCTTCGCCCTCCCCGACGCCTCAGTCTCCGGCTCGGGCGGGCCGCGCCGCGACCAGCCCGCTCGTGCAGGAACAACGCTCACCGACCGATGCCGCGCCGGCGCCGGCACCGCGCCGGCCGCCGCTGCGCGAGGGCTACGTGCAGGTCGCGATCCTTTCCGACGACGACCTGCTCGACCGGATCGACGGCCACGGCGTCGACCTCGTCGTCGGCCCGCGCGGTGTGGTGCGCAACGCGCGCGCCGACTTGGCGGTCGCGACGTTCGCCGACGACGAACTCGTCGACCCGCGCCCGGCGCGCGCCGCCGCGCTCGACGGTGTCGAGTGCATCGTGTGGCTCGCGCATCGAGTGCGCACACCACTGGTCGAGGAGATCGCGCGCACGCGCGCGCTGGAGAACCGCGTGTTCGTGCTCGTGTGGCGCGCCGCGACCGACGGAGGACCGCTCGTCGCCGATCCCTCGGGCGCGGTGATCGCACGGGCCGCGGCGGCGCGCTTCGTCGTGCAGACCGCGTGCCTGCGCGCGGCGACCGCGACCAAGGTCATGGCGCCCGGCACCGACGCCTGGGACGCGGTGCTCGCGCTGGGACGCGAACCGTGACGCGCGCTCCCACCGCCGCGCTCGAGCGGAGCGAGCGGCGCGCCCTCGGCCGTCGCGTGAGGCGTCAGGAGCGGCGCGCGCAGCGAGCGCGACCAGAAATCAGCCGTTGCGCCAGGTGTCGCCGACGCCCAGGATCGCGTCGGCCGCGGCGGGGCCCCAGGTGCCGGCGGGATAGCGGCGCACCGGGATCAACCCGTCGGCGATGCCGTCGAGCACGGGCTGCACGAGCTGCCACGCGGCGTCGACCTCGTCTTCGCGGATGAACAGCGTCGCGTCGCCGACCATCACGTCGAGCAGCAGCCGTTCGTACGCCTCGGGTGCGGCCTCGGTGAAACCGGAGCGGAAGTTGAAGTCGAGCCCGACCGTGCGCACCGACCACGTCGATCCCGGCACTTTTGCCCCGAACTCGAGCCGCACACCTTCGTCGGGCTGGATGCGCAGCACCATCGTGTTCGGCTCGACCGACTCGACCGCGCGCGCCGGGAGCGGCGAGTGCGGCACCGGCTTGAACTGCAGCACCACCTCGGTCGTGCGCTGCGCGAGGCGCTTGCCGGTGCGCAGGTAGAAGGGCACGCCTTCCCAGCGCCAGTTGTCGATCTCGAAGCGCAGCGCGACGTACGTCTCGGTCTGGCTGTCGGCGGCGACGCCCTCTTCGTCGCGGTAGCCGACGACCGCCTCGGCCTCCACCGTGCCCGCGGTGTACTGCCCGCGCACGACGGCCGACCCGACCTCGCCGGCCGACAACGGCTTCACCGCGCGCAGCACCTTCACCTTCTCGTCGCGCACTGGATTCGCGGCGAACGACGCCGGTGCCTCCATCGCGATCAGCGACAGCACCTGCATGCAATGGTTCTGCACGATGTCGCGCAGCGCGCCCGCGCCCTCGTAGAACGAGCCGCGGTGCTCGACACCGAGCGGCTCCGCCACCGTGATCTGCACGTGGTCGACGTAGCGGCGGTTCCAGACCGGCTCGAAGATCGCG includes:
- the cofH gene encoding 5-amino-6-(D-ribitylamino)uracil--L-tyrosine 4-hydroxyphenyl transferase CofH codes for the protein MTISAVAPEVRPLLDGPLPDLITAAGRVRDAAHGDRVTYSPKVFIPLTMLCRDRCGYCTFAKPPARLESPYLDPDAVLAIARQGAAAGCHEALFTLGEAPEERYPQAAEWLAARGYGSTVDYLAAMCELVATETGLLPHANAGALNENELARLRRWSPSQGMMIETLAARLGEAGGPHFGAPDKTPERRLATLEAAGRAHVAFTTGILVGIGETRDERVEALLAIAASHQRHGHVQEVIVQNFLPKPGTAMHRADPCPNDEFLWTIAAARLLLPTGIHLQAPPNLSDDLAPLLAAGIDDWGGVSPVTLDHVNPERPWPALDRLRDATEAAGKVLAARLTIYPEFARDDATWIDPDLRFTVMQRSDSEGLARDDSWVSGGDEPPPVLLPFPRPARAGGPVGEVLDGVLAGEEVGVDEIVTLLGARGRELARVAEVADQLRREAVGDDVTFVRNRNINYTNVCTFKCRFCAFSKGPLSLNLRGAPYLLDLEEIQRRVVEAVECGATEVCLQGGIHPDFDGNYYVDVARAVKDVAPSIHVHGFTALEVTEGARRLGMPLRDYLRVLKDAGLATLPGTAAEILDDEVRAVICPDKVNTEEWLEAHRCAHEVGLKSNVTIMMGTVERPVHVARHLVRTRALQKETGGFTEFVPLPFVHMATPIFLQRKARPGPTFREVLLVHAVGRIAYRGWIDNVQVSWVKAGLGGAAQILQAGANDLGGTLMDENISRAAGASHGQELDEAELRTIVESIGRSLEQRTTLYGRTTTVGRRLRPIEDHAAEVAVTLGSKPLALPV
- a CDS encoding nitrilase-related carbon-nitrogen hydrolase codes for the protein MNPAATRLRIACGQLAAHDLDDARVALDEAVAMVERAGAEGAQLCVLPEATYPAYVLGSAAAARAVIAAGPDPVECLAAAARDAGCTVVAGVVLEADTGLENAAVMIDATGTVRARAGKRFLWHFDREWFTVGRAGPVVDGIGTLVCADARLPEIGLDLVARGARVIANPTAWVTSQPPPAGTNSQAEFLWRVRALENHVVAVAATKVGTEGGTVIYSGGSQIVDASGRVVARGAATEPELVIADVELPERSWSGSQASPSPTPQSPARAGRAATSPLVQEQRSPTDAAPAPAPRRPPLREGYVQVAILSDDDLLDRIDGHGVDLVVGPRGVVRNARADLAVATFADDELVDPRPARAAALDGVECIVWLAHRVRTPLVEEIARTRALENRVFVLVWRAATDGGPLVADPSGAVIARAAAARFVVQTACLRAATATKVMAPGTDAWDAVLALGREP
- the zwf gene encoding glucose-6-phosphate dehydrogenase; amino-acid sequence: MAAEPRIPPGVVLVVMGASGDLAHRKLYPAVGSLAARGQLPARFALVGIARTEYDDDDFRANVLDAVRKVHPDAADPLDQREFECRYVAGSFDDPGTFKRLGTVLDELDEKLNLGGRRIFYLSTVPQLFEAAITGLGDSGLAVESEGGFSRIVIEKPFGHDLASARDLNNLLHGCFDEHQVFRIDHYLGKETVQNILALRFANAIFEPVWNRRYVDHVQITVAEPLGVEHRGSFYEGAGALRDIVQNHCMQVLSLIAMEAPASFAANPVRDEKVKVLRAVKPLSAGEVGSAVVRGQYTAGTVEAEAVVGYRDEEGVAADSQTETYVALRFEIDNWRWEGVPFYLRTGKRLAQRTTEVVLQFKPVPHSPLPARAVESVEPNTMVLRIQPDEGVRLEFGAKVPGSTWSVRTVGLDFNFRSGFTEAAPEAYERLLLDVMVGDATLFIREDEVDAAWQLVQPVLDGIADGLIPVRRYPAGTWGPAAADAILGVGDTWRNG